In the genome of Verrucomicrobiota bacterium, the window GAGTCCCTGTTCATGCGTTTTCGGGAGTGTTGGATAGAGTCAAAGAAATTTACCCTTACGCAGTGCGCGATCGTCCAGAGTTTCGCGGGTACCCTGCTTTTATTCCTCATGTAGTAAATCCGCACCAAATTATCGAATTCCCTTGGGGAACCCTCGCTACAACCGTCTTACCTCATGGTCGATTCGATGTAATGGGGTTGGTTTTTACAGAGAACGAAACTGGAAAGCGTTTTACTTATTTCACGGATTGTAAATCTGTCGGCGATCAGCAAAGAGAATTAGCCCGTGGCTCGGATGTGGTGGTATTGGATGGTCTGAGGCAAGATTTGCATCCTACTCATATGAACATCGAAGAAGCTCTTGAGGTAGCTGAGTCTATCGATGCACCTCAGACGTACTTTATTCATATGACCCATCATGTTAATCACGACCAAATGGATGCCGAGCTTCCAGAAAAGGTTAATTTGGCCTATGATGGCTTGCGGATTGAAATTTGATATTTCGCTGACAACAAACGGGTTTGAACTGATAACTTTAATACCTGGATTCTATTTCAATAGGCCGGATCGAAATGCTGCTTTTTCTTAGAACGGCCAGATTTTAGGAATAAGGAAAATGCTCCCACAGAAATACATAAAGTTAAGCGGTAATCCAAATTTTATAAAATCGCTGAATCTATACCCACCCACTCCATAAACGAATGTATTTGTTTGGTAACCGATGGGCGTTGCGAAGCTAGCCGAAGATGCAATCGCTGTAACCACCAGGAATGCCCGGGGGTCAACACCCATAGTAGCAGCAATTGCAATTCCGACGGGAGCGAGTAGTGCAGCGGTCGCATTGTTCGACAATATCTCAGTCAGGACAGAACACATTAAATAAAGTACCGCCAGCATCACATAGGGTTGCCACTCGGTTGGGACAAAGGTGCTAACTCCAGCAATTGCATTATCAGCTAGTAGTTTTGATGCTCCGGTTTCCTGCATGGCCAGGCCCAAGGCCAACATGCCGTAAATCAGAAAAATTATATTCCAGCTTACGGAACCGAATGCTTCTTTTGAGCTGATGCATTTGGTAACCATTAGCACACCAACACCAATAATTGCAGATGCTACGATCGGGAAATTAGTAAAGGTCGTAAATCCCACGATCCCCACAATAGTTGCTAACACAATCGGGATTTTTTTTATTCGACTGCGCGAAGGAACATGCGGTTTGTCGAGGAGAATGATGTCGTTCGAATTTCGTAGTGAACCAATCGCTTGGTCTGTCCCCATCATTAGTAAGGTATCTCCGAACTCGAGCGGCAGCGATTCTAGTTTTTCCCTCACGTTTTTTCCGCGTCGATGTAAGGCAAGTATGATCATTCGGAAGCGTTGTCGGAAATCGATTTCTCCAACGGTTTTGCCTACTATCGACGAGTTAGGACCAATGAAACCTTCGACAATGGATCCTTCAGACGCAGCGATTTGTTCAAGTCCTTCTCCTATTTCTCCAAGGAAATCCAGCCCTTCCACGATTCTCGCTTGAGCTAATCCATGTGGTTTGCAGGCGAGGACCAAGCGATCGCCTGCATGAAGAACCACCTCGTTGAGTTTGTCCGGTATAGAAATGCTCCCACGAAAAATTTCCAAAATTCGGACTCCAGGTGTTTTCAAGATCCGTGTCTCGATCAAGCTCATTCCAGCAATAGGTGAATCGTGATGAATGATCGCTTCAGTAATAAATTCGCGCCTTTCTTCGGGAGATAATATTTGTGTCAGAGTTTCACGGACGGGTAATCGTTTTCTTGAAAACAGAAGCAGATATATTGTGCCAAGTACGAGTAATGGAAGACCAGCTTTTGCCAGTTCAAACATCGAAAACGGAGCTATATCGTAAGACTCTGCAATACCACTAATCAGAATATTTGTGCTCGTTCCCATGAGCGTGCAAACCCCGCCAAAAATTGATGCGTAGGATAGGGGTATGAGTAACTTGGATGCGGGAACATTCATTTGCCGCGCCAAGCTAAGGAGCACGGGCATGAAAATTACAACCACGGGTGTATTATTGATAAAGGCCGAAATGAATGCGACCGATAATATCATCACAAACAGGAATGGAATATATCCAGCCTTGGCGATTTTCTTAAAGTAGCCTGTTAATATTTCAATGGCTCCACATCCTTCTAATCCTGCACTAACCATAAACATCGCCCCGACGGTGACGGGTGCGGGGTTGGATAAAACGGTCAATGCAGTTTGAACGGGTAAAAGACCTAGCGCCAAAATAAGGCCAAATACCGCTATTGCAGTAACTTCGACCGGCACTTTTTCCCAAACAAAGCTAGCTAAAGCAAGTAGCAGAATTGCGAATACCAATACAATATCTTGAGTCATAGGTGATTATTCATTAGATTCTGTTTATGAGGCGAACTTAGGTAGTCCGGAACTGCAGGTAAAGTTTGATTCCTGAGATTTTCAGAATACCCAACGATCTACAACAAGGACCGCAAAAAGCAGGGGTAGGTGAATTATCGACGAGAAAAAGAGATTTCTAGCCGGTTGATCCTTGTCGTTCGCTTTAAAGAACTGCCAGGCCCGAAAACCAATAAACGCACTTAGAGCCGTAGCTCCGATCGCATAAATGGGGCCAGTAATCGACAGTGCTACAGGAACCATCGTAATCGCTATGAGCAGAATTGTATAAATAAGGGCACTGTAACTGATTTTTACCGCCCCATTGTTGGCAAGCACCAGCATGCGGAAACCGCCACGTTGATAATCTTCCCGATACATCCAGGAAATGGCCATGAAGTGCGGCATTTGCCAGGTCAGCAATATACCAAATAAAACCCAACCCAAGGTCGTCACATTGCCTTCCGCCGCCACCCAACCCATCAATGGGGGGATTGCTCCAGGCAATGCACCAATTTCAGTGGAAAGTGGAGTCACGCGTTTGAGTGGAGTATAAATTACAATGTAAATTAACACAGTTGCGAGGCCCAACCAAGCCGTTATCACGTGCGTCCAGACGAACAATATGGCTATTCCCGCGATCGACAAAATGGTTCCCAAGATGAAAGCAGTAGCGGGAAGGATTACTCCTCTTGGCAATGGACGTTGCGATGTGCGTTCCATCAAACTATCTGGTTTGCGCTCATACCATTGGTTCAAAATAGCTGCACCTGCCGCAGCCAGGGAAGTTCCGATAGTTAGCGCAAAAAATACGGGAAGATTTTTTTCTGGGCCCGCAGCGAAATAGCCTAACAGTGCCGTGATAATGGACATCAAGCTAAGTCGGGGCTTCGTAAGTTCGATATAGTCCGCCAATCGGGTTTTTTTAGCCACAGCTTCTGTTGCCACTGTCGAGGATGATTCGATACTTGCCAATTTAGGTTCGCCCAGGCTCATGATTGGGATGGTCCAGGAGTTACCTTTGCAAAGTCAATCGACTCCGGACTGACAGTCATCGGTGCAACTGGTTCTTTCAGGCTTGGTTTAAACTGAAAAAAAGTAATCACCCACGAAATGGCGAATAAGAATGCTCCGACTAGCACATGAACGGTGGTTGGTACTGAGCTCCGATAAGTCCAGATAACCATCGCTCCCAGTGTTACTTGGGTAAATAGCAGGAAAATACCGATCCAGCCCAGGTTTTTAATTCGGACGTCAAGCGCTTTGCTCGTCACCATTTGGGAAGCCCAAAATATATAGCTAAGGAAAATGATTACCGCCATGCACCGGTGTGCGAAATGGATTCCCACTCGAAAATTCCACGACTCTGGAATTAATCCTCCTTCGGGGGTCAAGGGAAAGGTTGGTATGGCCAACCCAGCACCCGAATGTCGCATTATGGCTCCTACGATCAACTGGACGAAAATCAGACCGCAGACGAAAAGCCCCAGCCGTTTAATCTGGTTTGAGATTTCGTAACCGGGATCGCGCCTGGATAGATTGCGGAACCACCATGTCGATTGTCCGGCTGCAATCGAAACCAGCAAACATAGAAACAGATGGGCTACACAGCCATGAATCATCGCAAACTGAATATTATTAAGTAGTACACGAAATCCACCCAAAAGACCTTGCAAGACTACTGCCACTAAGGAGCCAACAGCCAGCATCCTCATCCATCGCCGGCTATCGCGAATCCAGATCCATACCGTCAAGCTAATTGTTAGTATCCCAATGGTTGTTCCGAGAAGGCGGTGGCTGTGTTCGGCTAACATCGCTTTGTCTTCTAACCAGCCTTCTGGATTCAAAGATCCGTTTGAGAGTGGCCAGTCGGGGAATACCATGCCTGCGCCAATCGATGTCGTGAAGCCACCAGCGTAGAGCAAAAAGGTAGTTGAAAATACTACCAATAAGCTAAAAAGCGCGAGTTTTGGCTTATAATCGGCGGTGCGAGACACGGTTTAATTTTTTTATCTTTGGTCCTTTAAAAAAAGAAGAGCATCACCAAGATGAATTTCATGAGGGAAATCAACCTTTAGCCTCCTTAATTTTAGAAAAAGATCGTCAATCGATATTTAGGGTTTCGACTTCGATTTGATTTCAAATTCAATCTTGAGGCGTTTTAAGGTATTCCCTGGCGATTCATTTCATTAGAACTTTTATTCCTCCAGCGCGTCCCAATTGATAATGAGACTGTTCATTTTCCTTAGTTTTACCCTCATTGCTTCCATTTTGCACGCTGATACCCGTTGGGAATTGTTGGGTACTATAGTGGCGATATCCGAAGAAAAACAGGAAATGATTCTGGAGCATCATGGCCTCAAAGGCTTTTCCGAAGAGCCTGGAATGTTGAATGTCGTTGTTTCGGCGGGAGACCTTGCCATTGCAGAAATCGGACGGGAGGTCCGTGGAATCCTTACAAAGACAGACGAAACTTTCAATTTTTCCTCTGTTTGGCCTGCGGATAAAAAAGTTGAACGATCGATGATGCTTATTAATCGAGATCTTACTCGGCCACGAATTGGTCAGAACAAGAAGGGTCTTCTCAAAACAGGCGATGAATTGCCGCGTTTTGCTATGTATAATCAGCTTGGTCACCTGATAACTCCGGCTGATTTGGAGGGCAAACTGGTGTTGTTGAACTTTATTTTCACCAGGAGCACAGTTCAGTCGATGAGTCATGCGGCGACCGATCGACTCGCGGAAATCCAGGCGCGTTTGATCAAAGACGGTCACAGCGATTCCGTGCGGATTATTTCCCTCAGTTTAGATCCTGAATATGACACCCCTGGCGTTAATTATGCGTATCTTAACAGTAGAGGGGTCGATCATGATACTTTTTGGCTTCTTTCCGGATCGGATGCAGCTCTTACCTATCTCAGGAAAGAAATCGGAGTAGTCGCCAGTCCGAGCCAGAAAACAATTATTAACCACTCCATGGTAACCTTGATTGCCGACCGTGAAGGAAAGATATTTTATCGCAAGCCTGGGAGTCGTTGGGACGTAGACGAAATTTACAATCGTCTGGAAATACTGCTGACATCCCCATAATCGGGTCAGCCAAAGGTAATGCCATTCCATCCCCAATGGATGCAGTCCGGAAGCCGATCCTCTACGAGTCCGAGCGAACTTAATTCGAGACTGGCCGATTTTTATTAATCAGTGATAGGAGCGGCCTAATAAAAGTGGATTTCAATCCGGTTGTGTAGTTGATAATGGGGTAAAGGATTCTTGAAATATAATTCAATCGCCTACAAATAACTCTCATGTCTTCTAGCTCCAAACCAAACATCTACCTCGTCGGTTTTATGGGAACCGGAAAGTCGACCATTGGTCGGCAGCTTGCTGAACGGTTGCGCTACAAGTTTCTCGATAGTGATGATGAGATCGAAAGGAATGCCGGGATGACCATTCCAGATATTTTCAAGAATCAAGGCGAGCCGGTGTTCAGAAGTATGGAAAAGACGTTTGCAGAAACAGGTCACCCATCTGAAGGCTGTGTCGTTTCTTGCGGCGGGGGACTCATTTTTCAGGAAGGCTTGAAAGAGCTGCTTAAAGAAAAAGGTATGGTAATAAGTCTATTTGCTTCCGCTGAAACGATCTATGAGCGAACTCGGACCAACGCCAATCGACCGCTTTTAGCTGTCGAGGATCCAATGGGTGAAATTCAAACTTTGTTAGAAAAACGACTTCCCGTTTACCGGGAAGCTGGCATTGGCGTTCTCACAGACGGTCGGACGATGAATGAGATTGTTGATCACATTGCCCGTATTTACTCGCGCAGGCTAGCTTCCTCTTAGGCTGTCATCGCTTTTTTAAACCCCGAGAGATAATACTTGGGTGGTCGGACCGGTGTGCCATCTTTATTGATAAAAGCATGTCCACTAGTGCCAGTTGCTAGCAAAGTCCCTTCCCTGTAAACCTCGTATTCAATTCGGATCCGCACGTTTGGCATTTCTTTGACCATACAGACAATAGTAAGGCAATCGTCGAAAAACGCAGGTTGCTTGTATCTTGCTGAAACATCGAGAACGGGAAGGAAATAGCCGTCCTGTTCAAGCTGTTTGTAAGGCATAGCGAGTCCATCAAGCATTTCAATTCGTGCGAGTTCGAACCAGCTGAAGTAATTGCCATGGTGGGCAAATCCCATGGCATCGGTTTCCACATAACGTACACGGATGTTCGTTTCAGATCGAATCATGGGTCCTTTGACTGCTAAGTCTCGAAAACAATTTCTTCGCGGCTAAAAAGCATTTCAACCGATTTATCCCACCTATATTTACCGACCCACCTTCGTCCGGCTTCACCCATGGTTGTTCGAAGTTCCGGATCTTCAATCAGTTTGATAAAAGCGTTTGCGAGTGCTGGCTTATTGCCAGGAGCCACGAGTAGACCTGTTTTATTATGGGCAACTGCGTCAGAAACACCCCCAATGTGGCTTGCCACCACAGGCAATCCATGTGCTGAAGCTTCTAAATATACTAAACCGAATCCTTCGATGCTTTTTTTGTAATGAATACTGGTCATTGCAAAAATATCTGCTTGTTCATAGACTTCCCGCAAACGGGTGTCATCCAGCTGCCCTAACATTTTAACGGTGATTTCGGATTTAT includes:
- a CDS encoding shikimate kinase; translation: MSSSSKPNIYLVGFMGTGKSTIGRQLAERLRYKFLDSDDEIERNAGMTIPDIFKNQGEPVFRSMEKTFAETGHPSEGCVVSCGGGLIFQEGLKELLKEKGMVISLFASAETIYERTRTNANRPLLAVEDPMGEIQTLLEKRLPVYREAGIGVLTDGRTMNEIVDHIARIYSRRLASS
- the cyoE gene encoding heme o synthase, translating into MSLGEPKLASIESSSTVATEAVAKKTRLADYIELTKPRLSLMSIITALLGYFAAGPEKNLPVFFALTIGTSLAAAGAAILNQWYERKPDSLMERTSQRPLPRGVILPATAFILGTILSIAGIAILFVWTHVITAWLGLATVLIYIVIYTPLKRVTPLSTEIGALPGAIPPLMGWVAAEGNVTTLGWVLFGILLTWQMPHFMAISWMYREDYQRGGFRMLVLANNGAVKISYSALIYTILLIAITMVPVALSITGPIYAIGATALSAFIGFRAWQFFKANDKDQPARNLFFSSIIHLPLLFAVLVVDRWVF
- a CDS encoding COX15/CtaA family protein translates to MSRTADYKPKLALFSLLVVFSTTFLLYAGGFTTSIGAGMVFPDWPLSNGSLNPEGWLEDKAMLAEHSHRLLGTTIGILTISLTVWIWIRDSRRWMRMLAVGSLVAVVLQGLLGGFRVLLNNIQFAMIHGCVAHLFLCLLVSIAAGQSTWWFRNLSRRDPGYEISNQIKRLGLFVCGLIFVQLIVGAIMRHSGAGLAIPTFPLTPEGGLIPESWNFRVGIHFAHRCMAVIIFLSYIFWASQMVTSKALDVRIKNLGWIGIFLLFTQVTLGAMVIWTYRSSVPTTVHVLVGAFLFAISWVITFFQFKPSLKEPVAPMTVSPESIDFAKVTPGPSQS
- a CDS encoding thioesterase family protein, with product MIRSETNIRVRYVETDAMGFAHHGNYFSWFELARIEMLDGLAMPYKQLEQDGYFLPVLDVSARYKQPAFFDDCLTIVCMVKEMPNVRIRIEYEVYREGTLLATGTSGHAFINKDGTPVRPPKYYLSGFKKAMTA
- a CDS encoding SCO family protein, with product MRLFIFLSFTLIASILHADTRWELLGTIVAISEEKQEMILEHHGLKGFSEEPGMLNVVVSAGDLAIAEIGREVRGILTKTDETFNFSSVWPADKKVERSMMLINRDLTRPRIGQNKKGLLKTGDELPRFAMYNQLGHLITPADLEGKLVLLNFIFTRSTVQSMSHAATDRLAEIQARLIKDGHSDSVRIISLSLDPEYDTPGVNYAYLNSRGVDHDTFWLLSGSDAALTYLRKEIGVVASPSQKTIINHSMVTLIADREGKIFYRKPGSRWDVDEIYNRLEILLTSP
- a CDS encoding MBL fold metallo-hydrolase, which codes for MEIIFMGTGTSHGVPMIGCNCEVCLSSNLKNHRTRTSIHVRVGGYSIQVDVAPEFRLQCLANKITQIDWVVLTHEHADHIAGMDDLRRFVDFRDGKGVPVHAFSGVLDRVKEIYPYAVRDRPEFRGYPAFIPHVVNPHQIIEFPWGTLATTVLPHGRFDVMGLVFTENETGKRFTYFTDCKSVGDQQRELARGSDVVVLDGLRQDLHPTHMNIEEALEVAESIDAPQTYFIHMTHHVNHDQMDAELPEKVNLAYDGLRIEI
- a CDS encoding SLC13 family permease, yielding MTQDIVLVFAILLLALASFVWEKVPVEVTAIAVFGLILALGLLPVQTALTVLSNPAPVTVGAMFMVSAGLEGCGAIEILTGYFKKIAKAGYIPFLFVMILSVAFISAFINNTPVVVIFMPVLLSLARQMNVPASKLLIPLSYASIFGGVCTLMGTSTNILISGIAESYDIAPFSMFELAKAGLPLLVLGTIYLLLFSRKRLPVRETLTQILSPEERREFITEAIIHHDSPIAGMSLIETRILKTPGVRILEIFRGSISIPDKLNEVVLHAGDRLVLACKPHGLAQARIVEGLDFLGEIGEGLEQIAASEGSIVEGFIGPNSSIVGKTVGEIDFRQRFRMIILALHRRGKNVREKLESLPLEFGDTLLMMGTDQAIGSLRNSNDIILLDKPHVPSRSRIKKIPIVLATIVGIVGFTTFTNFPIVASAIIGVGVLMVTKCISSKEAFGSVSWNIIFLIYGMLALGLAMQETGASKLLADNAIAGVSTFVPTEWQPYVMLAVLYLMCSVLTEILSNNATAALLAPVGIAIAATMGVDPRAFLVVTAIASSASFATPIGYQTNTFVYGVGGYRFSDFIKFGLPLNFMYFCGSIFLIPKIWPF